The Phycisphaerae bacterium DNA window CTCGACCGGGGCCACCAATTCGACCACCGGATCCAACGCCGCCATCGGCGTGGTGCCCGTCGGGTTCCGGCCGGTGCCCTTCTCCGACAGGATGATTCCGAACAGGATGATAAATGCCAGCCCGACCAACAATCCGATCTTGGTTTCCCGCGTCATCGCCATCTCCTTATGGCCCAATCCCTCGACGTGCTCCCGGCACGAATCCCTTCAGCCGCACACTATCCTTATATCGAACCGCGAACTTCAGATGATGAAACTTTTTCGATCGCCCGCAATTTCGCCGATCGCGACCGCGGATTCCGCAGCACTTCGCCCGGTTCCGCCGTCAACGGCTTCTTCGTCAGCACGCGATATCGGCCGTCCTGCTCGCGCTGGCGGAAGGCTTCCTTCACCAGCGAATCTTCGAGGCTGTGGAAGCTGATCACCGCAAATCGCCCACCCGCCGCCAAACGGTCCGGGGCACTGCTCAACAGTTGCTCCAGTTGCCCCAACTCGTCATTGACCGCGATCCGCAGGGCCTGAAACGTCTTGGTCGCCGGGTGAATCCGGCCGGCGCTGATCCCTTTCGGGTCCAGCCCCAATGCCCGGCAGACAATCTCCGCCAACTGCACCGTCGAGTCGAGCCGCTGGTTGCGCCGGGCCTGGCAGATCATCGCCGCGATCTTCCGGCTGCGACCCTCCTCG harbors:
- the rsmH gene encoding 16S rRNA (cytosine(1402)-N(4))-methyltransferase RsmH, whose protein sequence is MQHIPVLTSQLIGVLDSKPEEIGVDCTLGGGGHALAILQACPLLQRLIGIDADPAALERASEKLKDHAAKVTLVRGRFGELPDILDRSGVGPVSFIYADIGTSAFQLDRPERGFSFAQDGPLDMRMDPEQPTRAADLVNGLKEQELADLIYRYGEEGRSRKIAAMICQARRNQRLDSTVQLAEIVCRALGLDPKGISAGRIHPATKTFQALRIAVNDELGQLEQLLSSAPDRLAAGGRFAVISFHSLEDSLVKEAFRQREQDGRYRVLTKKPLTAEPGEVLRNPRSRSAKLRAIEKVSSSEVRGSI